A part of Abyssisolibacter fermentans genomic DNA contains:
- a CDS encoding transketolase: protein MDSKKLKELEKIALQVRKDCIETQYLVKSGHLGGSFSATEMLVYLYFEKMNLSPNNVRDLNRDVFVLSKGHASLGYYAVLGRRGYFELEELKTYRKINTRLQGHTHIDSVPGVECSTGSLGQGLSYGLGIALAKQRKGLKGNVYVMMGDGEMQEGQVWEALMLQSKLKLTNLIPIVDNNKLQLDDEYVNIMGDPNYKQRFEAFGLNVIEINGNSFEEIDAGLMNISNMKPNIIVANTKKGAGINFMEDKVPWHSKKLNEQEYNQALEELAKKEVALNE, encoded by the coding sequence GTGGATAGTAAAAAGCTAAAAGAGCTAGAAAAAATTGCTTTGCAAGTAAGAAAAGATTGCATCGAAACACAGTATCTTGTGAAATCAGGTCATTTAGGAGGATCTTTTTCCGCAACAGAAATGCTAGTTTATCTATACTTTGAAAAAATGAATCTATCTCCTAATAATGTTCGAGATTTAAACAGAGATGTATTTGTGCTTAGTAAAGGACATGCTTCTTTAGGTTATTATGCAGTTTTAGGGAGAAGAGGTTATTTTGAATTAGAAGAGTTAAAAACGTATAGGAAGATTAATACTAGACTTCAAGGACATACACATATAGATTCAGTACCAGGTGTAGAGTGTTCAACGGGTTCATTAGGGCAAGGTTTATCATATGGGCTAGGTATAGCATTAGCTAAACAAAGAAAAGGATTAAAGGGAAATGTGTATGTAATGATGGGTGACGGAGAAATGCAGGAAGGACAAGTTTGGGAAGCTTTAATGCTACAAAGTAAATTAAAGTTAACAAATCTAATTCCAATAGTAGATAACAATAAACTACAATTAGATGATGAATACGTTAATATAATGGGTGATCCAAATTATAAACAAAGATTTGAAGCATTTGGTTTAAATGTTATAGAGATTAATGGCAATAGCTTTGAAGAAATTGATGCTGGCTTGATGAATATATCAAATATGAAACCTAATATAATTGTAGCTAATACTAAAAAAGGTGCTGGAATAAATTTCATGGAAGACAAAGTGCCTTGGCATTCAAAGAAACTTAATGAACAAGAATATAATCAAGCTTTAGAAGAGTTAGCAAAA
- a CDS encoding PTS ascorbate transporter subunit IIC, whose product MLKLILDILSVPAILVGVIALIGLVLQKKPVSDVIKGTIKTILGFLILGGGAGIVVGSLSHFGIMFQQGFGVTGVVPNNEAVVAMALKTYGTSTALIMVFGMLANILIARFTKLKYIFLTGHHTLYMACMIAVILAVGGLEGTALVAVGAVILGFIMAIFPAMAQPTMRKITGTDDVAFAHFGTVGYILSAYIGKLVGKGSKSTEEMDFPKGLSFLRDSSVAISLTMAVCYVIVAVACGKEYIEANISGGQNFIVFSLIQAITFAGGVYVILQGVRLILAEIVPAFTGISMKLVPNAKPALDCPVVFPYAPNAVLIGFLSSFLGGIVGMFILGSLDAVIILPGVVPHFFCGATAGVFGNATGGKRGAFIGGFAHGLLITFLPVLLMPVLGDLGFANTTFSDADFGVVGIILGNIIKLIH is encoded by the coding sequence ATGTTAAAGCTTATTCTTGATATTCTTAGCGTTCCAGCTATACTAGTTGGAGTAATAGCACTCATAGGCTTAGTTTTACAGAAAAAACCAGTTTCTGATGTAATAAAAGGCACTATTAAAACAATATTAGGTTTCTTAATACTAGGTGGTGGAGCTGGTATAGTAGTAGGTTCTTTAAGCCACTTTGGAATTATGTTTCAACAAGGGTTTGGAGTAACAGGAGTTGTTCCAAATAATGAGGCAGTTGTAGCAATGGCTCTTAAAACATATGGTACATCAACAGCACTAATAATGGTATTTGGTATGCTAGCAAATATATTAATAGCTAGATTTACAAAGCTTAAATATATCTTTTTAACAGGACATCATACACTTTATATGGCATGTATGATTGCAGTTATATTAGCAGTAGGTGGATTAGAAGGAACAGCATTGGTAGCAGTTGGTGCAGTAATTCTAGGATTTATAATGGCTATTTTCCCAGCTATGGCACAACCAACAATGAGAAAAATAACAGGTACTGATGATGTAGCATTTGCACATTTTGGTACAGTAGGGTATATATTATCAGCTTATATTGGAAAGTTAGTTGGAAAAGGCTCTAAATCAACAGAAGAAATGGATTTTCCTAAAGGATTATCATTTTTAAGAGATAGTTCAGTAGCAATATCTTTAACAATGGCAGTATGTTATGTGATAGTAGCAGTAGCATGTGGCAAAGAATATATTGAAGCCAATATTAGTGGCGGTCAAAACTTCATAGTATTTTCATTGATACAAGCAATAACATTTGCTGGAGGAGTTTATGTAATATTACAAGGTGTTAGATTAATATTAGCAGAAATAGTACCAGCTTTTACAGGTATATCAATGAAACTTGTTCCGAATGCAAAACCAGCACTTGATTGTCCAGTTGTTTTCCCTTATGCTCCAAATGCAGTACTTATAGGATTCTTATCAAGCTTCTTAGGTGGAATAGTTGGTATGTTTATACTTGGTAGCTTAGATGCAGTTATAATATTACCTGGAGTAGTACCACATTTCTTCTGTGGAGCAACAGCAGGAGTTTTTGGTAATGCAACAGGAGGGAAAAGAGGAGCATTTATTGGTGGGTTTGCACATGGTTTATTAATAACATTCTTGCCAGTATTACTAATGCCGGTTTTAGGAGATCTTGGATTTGCTAATACAACATTTTCAGATGCAGATTTTGGGGTAGTTGGTATTATACTTGGAAATATTATAAAGCTTATACATTAA
- a CDS encoding PTS sugar transporter subunit IIB, which translates to MLILVCCGSGLGSSFMIEMNIKKVLKELGIEGVNVDHSDLSSASGIKADIYVGTRDIANNLNSLGYTVSLNNMIDKNELKEKISQALKDKGII; encoded by the coding sequence ATGCTAATATTAGTTTGTTGTGGTTCAGGTTTAGGAAGTAGTTTTATGATTGAAATGAACATAAAAAAAGTTTTAAAAGAACTAGGAATAGAGGGGGTGAACGTGGATCATTCAGATTTATCAAGTGCATCAGGTATAAAAGCAGATATTTATGTAGGCACAAGAGATATTGCAAACAATCTTAATTCATTAGGTTATACGGTTTCATTAAATAATATGATAGACAAAAATGAATTAAAAGAAAAAATTTCACAAGCATTAAAAGACAAAGGAATCATATAA
- a CDS encoding BglG family transcription antiterminator, which yields MDLNKRHLEILNYLLDAAKYVKYDELCEKYKVSQRTIRYDIDKINDYLSKYSLTQIIKKRDEGIGIVDKEKLSNHLNKFYQIDKNANYYYSREERRNLMAVKLLESNEPLSIKYFQDYFSLSKNTILKELDKIEELFKKNGIKLIRKPKIGIYVEGKEINKRRAIIDLTFESVKTEDLFHYVNRKFTQNKINNIKFDILFSEFDIDFLNSLIRMAETELQKSFTDEGYGNLITHISLMIKRLQLNKEIILPDTGAEGIHFSKEYKIAEKMVRKVEKKFEIKVPRDEIKYIAIHLLGTKILKSNDVINDELFEVTTKMVEEIEDIYKIDFDKSKNIVISNLILHLRPTVYRIKYGMKLQNPMFNNIYKNYRTLFFNTKLACRHLEKYMNTEINDQEISYITLHFGAALEKAKKRTKEIPKLILVCATGIGTAQMLASQISTRFDCEILKTISSRKIEEIKDIKYDYLISTVTIPNLKKSSYLKINAMLLRKDYEILEKYLRPKYKEKNKEEEVVKKLIKATEKYTSIKDREQLAYEFLYVLKNNNEKMMKEEKVYMLEDLLFREVIKLNVSVKDWKEAIGKGSEILINRGDIKQSYVDCIFKNFEKMGPYMVVAPGIVLAHARPEDGVNKLSMSLITLKDPVEFGSDLNDPVKLVVTLAASDNTSHLKALSQLMNLFMDSDDLNKIMTTNDKNEVLKITKAHSQN from the coding sequence ATGGATTTAAATAAACGACATTTAGAAATACTGAATTATTTATTAGATGCAGCTAAATATGTTAAATACGATGAGTTGTGTGAGAAATATAAAGTTAGTCAAAGAACTATTCGCTACGATATTGATAAAATCAACGATTATTTGAGCAAATATTCTTTAACACAAATTATCAAAAAAAGAGATGAAGGCATCGGAATAGTTGATAAGGAGAAATTAAGTAATCATTTAAATAAGTTTTACCAAATTGATAAAAATGCAAATTATTATTACTCAAGAGAAGAAAGAAGAAATTTAATGGCTGTAAAACTATTGGAAAGCAATGAACCTTTGAGTATTAAGTATTTTCAAGATTATTTTTCTTTATCTAAGAATACTATTTTAAAAGAGTTAGATAAGATAGAAGAGCTATTTAAGAAAAACGGTATTAAGCTAATTCGAAAGCCTAAAATAGGTATTTATGTAGAAGGAAAGGAGATTAACAAAAGGCGAGCTATAATTGATTTAACCTTTGAATCAGTGAAAACAGAAGATTTGTTTCATTATGTCAATAGAAAATTTACTCAAAATAAAATTAACAATATAAAATTTGATATATTATTTTCAGAATTTGATATTGATTTTTTAAATTCACTTATTAGAATGGCAGAAACAGAACTTCAAAAAAGTTTTACTGATGAAGGGTATGGAAACTTGATAACTCATATTTCATTGATGATTAAGAGACTACAGTTAAATAAGGAAATTATATTACCTGATACAGGAGCAGAAGGTATACATTTTTCTAAAGAATATAAAATTGCAGAAAAAATGGTAAGGAAAGTAGAAAAAAAATTTGAAATAAAAGTTCCTAGAGATGAAATTAAATATATTGCCATACACTTACTTGGAACAAAGATATTAAAGAGCAATGATGTAATAAATGATGAACTATTTGAAGTAACAACTAAAATGGTTGAAGAAATAGAGGATATATACAAAATTGATTTTGATAAATCAAAAAATATAGTAATATCAAATCTCATATTACATCTTAGACCGACAGTATATAGAATAAAATATGGAATGAAGCTTCAAAATCCAATGTTTAATAATATCTACAAGAATTATAGAACACTTTTTTTTAATACAAAATTAGCTTGTAGACATTTAGAAAAGTATATGAATACAGAAATTAATGATCAAGAGATTTCATATATAACTTTACATTTTGGTGCAGCGTTAGAAAAGGCGAAAAAAAGAACTAAAGAGATACCAAAGCTTATATTAGTATGTGCAACAGGTATAGGAACAGCACAAATGCTTGCATCTCAGATTAGTACAAGATTTGATTGTGAAATATTGAAAACGATATCTAGTAGAAAAATAGAAGAAATAAAAGATATTAAGTATGACTATTTAATAAGTACAGTAACTATACCAAATCTTAAAAAGAGTAGCTATTTAAAAATCAATGCGATGCTTTTAAGAAAAGATTATGAAATTCTTGAAAAATATTTGAGACCAAAATATAAAGAAAAAAATAAAGAAGAAGAAGTTGTTAAAAAGCTTATAAAAGCAACAGAAAAATATACATCAATAAAAGATAGAGAACAACTTGCATATGAATTTTTGTATGTTCTAAAGAACAATAATGAAAAAATGATGAAAGAGGAGAAGGTATATATGTTAGAAGATTTATTATTTAGAGAGGTGATAAAGCTAAATGTTAGTGTGAAAGATTGGAAAGAAGCTATCGGAAAAGGTTCTGAAATATTAATTAATAGAGGAGATATAAAGCAATCTTATGTAGATTGTATATTTAAAAATTTTGAAAAAATGGGACCATACATGGTTGTTGCTCCCGGTATAGTACTAGCGCATGCTAGACCAGAAGATGGTGTTAATAAATTATCTATGAGCTTAATTACATTAAAAGATCCAGTAGAATTTGGTAGTGATTTAAACGACCCAGTTAAATTAGTTGTAACTTTAGCAGCAAGTGATAACACTAGTCATTTAAAAGCTTTATCTCAATTGATGAATTTATTTATGGATTCTGATGATCTTAATAAGATAATGACAACAAATGATAAAAATGAAGTTTTAAAAATTACAAAAGCTCATTCACAAAATTAA
- a CDS encoding HAD family hydrolase, whose translation MIKCILTDMDGTILNSQGDISLYTKNILQTALNSNIILAVASGRFFQGIDRIFNIFDNDIIYTCNNGSWIENSSRTKVYHKSIFSNKEIEIILDLIRSHTDSGYYVCTSDYGITDKYFDYIIEELKISDSRLHIEKDLLSIKEDITKITICILEGVYELYDILFNILGDKYALVISGDIWLDIIKKDASKANAVYTLEKELNIKPEEIIVFGDFDNDVPMLELCQNSYAMKNASTRAKKAAKFTADSNDNDGVAKIVSDVLDLKF comes from the coding sequence TTGATTAAGTGTATATTGACAGATATGGATGGAACAATTTTAAATTCACAAGGAGATATTTCTCTTTATACAAAAAACATACTACAAACTGCTCTAAACAGCAATATAATACTTGCTGTCGCTAGCGGTAGATTTTTTCAAGGTATAGATAGGATATTTAACATTTTTGATAATGATATTATTTATACATGCAATAATGGTTCGTGGATAGAGAATTCTTCAAGAACAAAAGTATATCATAAAAGCATATTTTCAAATAAGGAAATTGAAATAATACTTGATTTAATTAGATCACACACAGATTCAGGTTACTATGTGTGCACAAGTGACTATGGCATCACTGATAAATATTTTGATTATATTATTGAAGAGTTAAAAATAAGCGATTCTAGACTTCATATTGAAAAGGATTTATTATCTATAAAAGAAGATATAACTAAGATAACTATATGCATATTAGAGGGAGTTTATGAACTTTATGATATTCTTTTTAATATATTAGGAGATAAATATGCTTTAGTTATTAGTGGGGATATATGGTTAGATATAATAAAAAAAGATGCTTCAAAGGCTAACGCTGTTTATACTCTTGAAAAGGAATTAAATATTAAACCAGAAGAAATTATAGTGTTTGGTGATTTTGATAATGATGTACCTATGCTAGAGCTTTGTCAAAACAGCTATGCAATGAAAAATGCTTCAACCAGAGCAAAAAAAGCAGCCAAATTTACAGCTGATTCAAATGATAATGACGGTGTAGCTAAGATTGTTTCTGATGTTTTAGATTTAAAATTTTAA
- a CDS encoding metallopeptidase TldD-related protein: MINKILEILRDNKNIDGWKIIQTQTESSELFFVKKDIDMNRAKKVNDFSITVYKDFEEDGTKYKGSSNIKIHPTMDETEIKTAIENAAFSAKFIKNEFYDLPKPNENQNTVAIESNLSQNTLGYWLPLLTKAIYSEDVYKNGGINSTEVFLNKSYIRIVTSTGIDVNWNKYKGQIELVTNWTEGKEEVELFSFIDFAQYNKELIAENVKEMIEMSKERAIAQKTPALNKYTVLLTGEPVKTLFEYYYLQASTEYVYNGFSTAKLDENIQGNSVTGDKINLTLEPFMEDSVFSQPYDYDGFPLKPLEIYNDGKLKKYFGDSRYSQYVNVEQTGIVKNLRFKGGSKTIEEMKRENHLEILAFSDFSLDPFTGDFAGEIRLAKYFDGNEEKIVSGGSISGNIKEVHGNMYLSKELKQINNYVGPKTIQLFDVSVAGS, from the coding sequence ATGATAAATAAGATATTAGAAATATTAAGAGATAACAAAAATATCGACGGATGGAAAATAATACAAACACAAACTGAAAGCAGTGAATTGTTTTTCGTTAAAAAAGATATTGATATGAATAGAGCTAAAAAAGTAAATGATTTTTCTATAACAGTATATAAAGATTTTGAAGAGGATGGAACTAAGTACAAGGGATCATCTAATATAAAAATACATCCTACTATGGATGAGACAGAAATAAAAACTGCTATTGAAAATGCTGCTTTTAGTGCAAAATTTATAAAGAATGAATTTTATGATTTGCCTAAACCTAATGAAAATCAAAATACAGTAGCCATTGAAAGTAATTTATCACAAAATACTTTGGGATATTGGTTACCATTATTGACAAAAGCAATTTATAGTGAAGATGTATACAAAAATGGTGGCATAAATTCAACAGAAGTATTCTTAAATAAATCTTATATAAGAATAGTTACTTCTACAGGTATAGATGTTAATTGGAATAAGTATAAAGGACAAATAGAACTAGTTACAAATTGGACAGAAGGAAAAGAAGAGGTAGAATTATTCTCTTTTATAGATTTTGCACAATATAACAAAGAATTAATAGCTGAAAATGTAAAAGAAATGATTGAAATGAGTAAGGAAAGAGCTATAGCTCAGAAGACACCAGCTTTAAATAAATACACTGTTTTATTGACTGGAGAGCCAGTAAAAACACTTTTTGAATATTACTATTTACAAGCAAGTACAGAATATGTATATAACGGGTTTTCAACTGCTAAGCTTGATGAGAATATACAAGGAAATTCAGTAACTGGTGATAAGATTAATTTAACACTTGAACCTTTTATGGAAGATTCCGTATTTTCTCAGCCATATGATTATGATGGATTTCCATTGAAACCGTTAGAGATTTATAATGATGGTAAGCTTAAAAAATATTTTGGTGATTCAAGATATTCACAGTATGTTAACGTGGAACAAACAGGAATAGTAAAAAATTTAAGATTTAAAGGTGGAAGTAAGACTATAGAAGAAATGAAGAGAGAAAATCACTTGGAAATTTTAGCATTTTCTGATTTTTCATTAGATCCTTTTACAGGAGATTTTGCAGGAGAAATAAGATTAGCTAAATATTTTGATGGTAATGAAGAAAAAATAGTATCAGGTGGATCTATATCAGGAAATATTAAAGAAGTACATGGTAATATGTACTTGTCTAAAGAATTAAAGCAAATAAATAACTATGTAGGACCAAAAACAATACAACTATTTGATGTAAGCGTTGCGGGATCTTAA
- a CDS encoding TldD/PmbA family protein — MSNFLIKQKSNLEKIVQELSNDFKYVSVLGTDTKGMLYGVSKNTIELNDSFWCERGFVIRVFNGINYSEYSFNEISNDNVDQIIAEIRLKIKDDFNNLKTNKIRMTEYPLIQEEKIEEKFYGEVEILSEKISPKEKLEKLIAIKDKALDYSDMLFEFRIRYNDVHVSKVFVSNNKYLEQSYIWSEAYLIPLVRKGENTKYDFKSYSGMKGVEILDELEGAYKESIDDTVKLLDAKRVVPGEYEIICSPDVSGVIAHEAFGHGVEMDMFVKNRAKAVEYLEKEVASSLVNMHDGAKSAYHVSSYLFDDEGTLGTDTVVIENGILKTGISDVLSALKLKTTPTGNGKRQSYEHKAYARMTNTFFAPGKDKLDDMIASIKNGYLLKGVKSGMEDPKNWGIQCILKKGYEIKDGKLTGNIIAPVILTGYVPDLLKSITMVSDETKLFGSGMCGKGYKEFVKTSDGGSYIKAIGRLG; from the coding sequence ATGTCTAATTTTCTAATTAAACAAAAAAGTAACTTAGAAAAAATAGTACAAGAGTTATCTAACGACTTTAAATACGTTTCAGTGCTTGGTACAGATACAAAGGGTATGCTTTATGGAGTAAGTAAAAATACAATAGAGCTAAATGATTCATTCTGGTGCGAAAGAGGGTTTGTTATTAGAGTATTTAATGGCATAAATTATTCTGAATATTCTTTTAATGAAATAAGCAATGATAATGTTGATCAAATTATTGCTGAAATTCGCTTGAAAATTAAAGATGACTTTAATAACCTAAAAACAAATAAAATTAGAATGACTGAATATCCTTTAATCCAAGAAGAGAAGATAGAAGAAAAGTTTTATGGTGAAGTAGAAATTTTAAGTGAAAAAATAAGTCCAAAAGAGAAACTAGAAAAATTGATAGCAATTAAGGACAAAGCTTTAGATTATTCAGATATGTTATTTGAATTTAGAATCAGGTACAATGATGTTCATGTATCAAAAGTATTCGTATCAAATAATAAGTATTTAGAACAATCATATATTTGGAGTGAAGCATATCTAATTCCGTTAGTAAGAAAAGGTGAAAATACAAAATATGATTTTAAATCTTACTCTGGTATGAAGGGAGTTGAGATTTTAGACGAGTTAGAAGGAGCTTACAAAGAATCAATAGATGATACTGTTAAACTATTAGATGCAAAAAGAGTAGTTCCTGGTGAATACGAAATTATTTGTTCTCCAGATGTTTCTGGAGTAATAGCACATGAAGCATTTGGCCATGGTGTAGAAATGGACATGTTTGTTAAAAATAGAGCTAAAGCTGTAGAATATTTAGAAAAAGAAGTAGCATCTAGTTTAGTAAACATGCATGATGGTGCTAAGTCTGCTTATCATGTCTCATCATATTTATTTGATGATGAAGGAACACTTGGAACTGATACGGTTGTAATAGAAAATGGTATATTAAAGACTGGTATTTCCGATGTTTTATCTGCTCTTAAGCTTAAGACTACACCTACTGGTAATGGTAAAAGACAATCTTATGAACATAAGGCATATGCAAGAATGACTAATACATTTTTTGCACCTGGTAAAGACAAATTAGATGATATGATAGCTTCTATTAAAAATGGATATCTGTTAAAAGGTGTTAAAAGTGGAATGGAGGATCCAAAAAACTGGGGAATACAGTGCATATTGAAAAAAGGTTATGAAATTAAAGATGGAAAATTAACAGGAAATATAATTGCACCTGTAATCTTGACTGGATATGTACCAGATTTACTTAAATCTATTACTATGGTGTCAGATGAAACTAAATTATTTGGTAGTGGAATGTGTGGAAAAGGTTATAAGGAATTTGTTAAAACCTCCGATGGTGGTTCATATATTAAAGCGATAGGGAGGTTAGGATAA
- a CDS encoding GNAT family N-acetyltransferase: MRYFKKVEGNRIYLSPINIDDAPNYVKWLSDFETSVNLSCSHSIISIDSEKNILERLISDNNNFAIIESKNDKLIGNCGFLNVNNLNRSAEIGIFIGDKNYWNKGYGTEAIKLLLDFGFNIRNFNNIMLIVMEYNKRAFKCYKKCGFKVIGERREAVIFGNKKYGKIYMDILASEFKSSLVDNYIKEENMIKDF, from the coding sequence ATGAGGTATTTTAAAAAAGTGGAAGGTAATAGAATTTATTTGTCTCCAATTAACATTGACGATGCTCCTAATTATGTTAAATGGTTATCTGATTTTGAAACTTCTGTTAATTTAAGCTGCTCTCACTCTATTATATCTATTGATAGCGAAAAAAATATATTAGAAAGATTAATATCAGACAACAATAACTTTGCTATTATAGAAAGTAAAAATGATAAACTGATAGGAAACTGTGGTTTTTTAAATGTAAATAATTTAAACAGAAGTGCTGAAATAGGTATTTTTATTGGTGATAAAAATTATTGGAATAAAGGCTATGGTACTGAGGCAATTAAACTATTATTAGATTTTGGTTTTAATATTAGAAATTTCAATAATATTATGCTTATAGTTATGGAATATAATAAAAGAGCTTTTAAATGCTACAAAAAATGTGGTTTTAAGGTAATTGGTGAAAGACGAGAAGCAGTTATATTTGGCAATAAAAAATATGGTAAAATATATATGGATATACTTGCTAGCGAATTTAAAAGCTCACTTGTAGATAATTATATTAAAGAAGAAAATATGATTAAAGATTTTTAA
- a CDS encoding class I SAM-dependent methyltransferase encodes MNEVNQNLLNGRKRVLHNEEIRHKLNKEAWNKESYNAWVERFGNPKKAAEKIKKNPAKILSVLYNKFGDIEGKKIMNLMGSCGNKAVALALLGAEVSVVDFSKENKAYAMELAKEAGVNINYILSDVLNISEDLLKQDYDIVFAEMGILHYFTDLKPFINTVKKLLVKNGLFIIRDFHPISTKLITSRGSTSKVRKHKVTGDYFDASLQEQVVAYSKHLKENNDIKKVFLRKWNLGEIISAVANEGLIIKSLDEEPNLSCEYYDKGIPKTFTLVAYKQ; translated from the coding sequence ATTAATGAAGTAAATCAGAATTTATTAAACGGAAGGAAGAGAGTATTGCATAATGAGGAAATACGTCATAAACTTAATAAGGAAGCATGGAATAAAGAAAGCTATAATGCGTGGGTAGAAAGGTTCGGTAACCCTAAAAAAGCAGCTGAAAAAATTAAAAAAAATCCAGCCAAAATTTTATCTGTGCTTTATAACAAATTTGGTGATATAGAAGGGAAAAAAATAATGAACCTAATGGGTTCATGTGGGAATAAAGCTGTAGCTTTAGCATTATTAGGGGCAGAGGTTAGTGTTGTTGATTTTTCAAAAGAAAATAAGGCTTATGCTATGGAATTAGCTAAAGAGGCGGGTGTAAACATTAATTATATTTTATCTGATGTTTTAAACATTTCAGAAGATTTATTAAAACAAGATTATGATATTGTATTTGCTGAAATGGGGATATTGCATTATTTTACTGATTTAAAACCATTTATAAATACAGTAAAAAAACTTTTGGTTAAAAATGGTTTATTTATAATAAGAGATTTCCACCCAATTTCAACTAAATTGATAACTTCAAGAGGTTCTACTTCTAAGGTACGTAAACATAAAGTAACAGGTGATTATTTTGATGCATCATTACAAGAACAAGTTGTTGCTTATTCAAAGCATTTGAAAGAAAATAATGATATAAAAAAAGTTTTTTTGAGAAAGTGGAACTTAGGAGAAATTATTAGCGCAGTAGCAAATGAAGGTTTAATAATAAAAAGTTTAGATGAAGAACCAAATCTTTCATGTGAATATTATGATAAAGGTATTCCAAAAACATTTACATTAGTAGCATATAAACAGTAA
- a CDS encoding carboxylate--amine ligase: MKNKAVILGANYYIGLSIIRCLGTKGIHVTAVDYSKNGTYGFHSKYCSETIIAPHYKKEPQAFCDFLVDYAKKQSHKPVLFPSADPYVEFVDKYLDILKEYYLIPQTQQGLYTQVMNKETLHKLASKFGVTVPETVEISEDNYIQKVEEIIKYPCLVKPTDSPSFVSKFRKKMFKVYNKDELQQAVNSATKANLEVIIQRIVPGFDDHMYTFDAYLNQDAKVTHWVTCQKYRQYPINFGASVYTGQKYIPELYDIGAKFLETIKFKGFAEIEFKKDAETGKYYLIEVNVRTTNLNNLLYKVGVNMPYIAYKELTGEPIKSFAITRDTNLVFWYAYEDLLAVRKYIKTKQLSFSNVIGSYFKPKAYAIWDLKDPKPAFVFINNKMSRVFNKLLRRD, translated from the coding sequence ATGAAAAATAAAGCTGTTATTTTAGGAGCTAATTATTATATAGGACTTAGTATTATTAGATGTTTAGGAACAAAAGGAATACATGTAACTGCTGTAGATTACTCTAAAAATGGTACTTATGGCTTTCATTCTAAATATTGCTCAGAAACTATAATTGCTCCACACTACAAGAAAGAACCGCAAGCTTTTTGTGATTTTTTAGTTGATTATGCAAAAAAACAAAGTCATAAACCTGTTCTTTTTCCTTCTGCAGATCCTTATGTTGAATTTGTAGACAAGTATTTAGATATATTAAAAGAGTATTATCTCATTCCCCAAACTCAGCAAGGATTGTATACTCAAGTTATGAATAAAGAAACTCTACATAAATTAGCTAGTAAATTTGGTGTTACTGTTCCTGAAACAGTTGAAATTAGTGAGGATAATTACATCCAAAAAGTCGAAGAAATCATTAAATACCCTTGTTTAGTAAAACCAACAGATTCTCCATCTTTTGTATCTAAATTTAGGAAAAAAATGTTTAAAGTATATAATAAAGATGAATTACAGCAAGCTGTAAATAGTGCAACTAAAGCAAACCTTGAAGTTATAATACAAAGAATAGTACCTGGTTTTGATGATCACATGTATACTTTTGATGCATATTTAAATCAAGATGCAAAGGTAACTCACTGGGTTACATGTCAAAAGTATAGACAATACCCAATAAACTTCGGGGCATCTGTTTATACTGGACAAAAATATATACCAGAATTATACGATATAGGTGCAAAGTTTTTAGAAACCATTAAATTTAAAGGTTTTGCTGAAATAGAGTTTAAAAAAGATGCTGAAACAGGAAAATACTATCTTATAGAGGTAAATGTTCGTACAACAAACTTGAACAATCTTTTATATAAAGTAGGCGTTAATATGCCTTATATAGCTTACAAAGAACTAACAGGCGAACCAATTAAATCATTTGCAATAACTCGTGATACAAACCTTGTTTTTTGGTATGCTTATGAAGATTTATTAGCAGTTCGTAAATATATTAAAACAAAGCAATTATCGTTTTCAAATGTCATTGGTTCCTATTTTAAACCTAAAGCTTACGCTATATGGGATTTAAAAGATCCAAAGCCAGCTTTTGTTTTTATTAATAATAAAATGAGTAGAGTTTTTAATAAATTACTAAGAAGAGATTAG